A single genomic interval of Stenotrophomonas sp. ZAC14D1_NAIMI4_1 harbors:
- a CDS encoding PepSY domain-containing protein has protein sequence MLPFALPLLLALASPTTAAQPAKDPAQDVARRAVQQGRYVALEGVVRDALTRHPGQLLEVELDDGVYEVEILRADGVVVELDYDARNGRLLKTELDD, from the coding sequence CTGCTTCCTTTCGCCCTGCCGCTGCTGCTGGCCCTGGCCAGCCCCACGACCGCCGCCCAGCCTGCCAAGGACCCGGCGCAGGATGTCGCGCGCCGGGCCGTGCAGCAGGGCCGCTATGTCGCGCTGGAAGGCGTGGTGCGCGATGCGCTCACGCGCCACCCCGGCCAGCTGCTGGAAGTGGAACTGGACGATGGCGTGTACGAGGTGGAAATCCTGCGCGCCGACGGCGTGGTGGTGGAGCTGGACTATGATGCGCGTAACGGCAGGCTGCTGAAGACGGAACTGGACGACTGA
- a CDS encoding response regulator transcription factor — MRILLAEDDAALAQRLQPLLEQAGYVVQAVADGRQAEEIGQIEDLQAAIIDLGLPGLDGLSVIERWRGNGRSFPVLVLTARGRWHDKLAGFDAGADDYLTKPFQADELVLRLRALIRRSHGHASPRLQCGPLQLDVNAGRFEMDGQALALSPQEFRVLSYFIHHAGSVISRDRLGEQIFESGYDPDSNALDVLLGRVRRKLGVDLIHTVRGQGWRLAEA, encoded by the coding sequence ATGCGCATCCTGCTGGCCGAAGACGATGCGGCGCTGGCCCAACGCCTGCAGCCGCTGCTGGAACAGGCCGGTTACGTGGTGCAGGCCGTGGCCGATGGCCGCCAGGCCGAAGAGATCGGCCAGATCGAGGACCTGCAGGCCGCCATCATCGACCTCGGCCTGCCCGGGCTGGATGGCCTGAGCGTGATTGAACGCTGGCGCGGCAACGGCCGCAGTTTCCCGGTGCTGGTGCTGACTGCACGCGGGCGCTGGCACGACAAATTGGCCGGTTTCGATGCCGGCGCCGACGACTACCTCACCAAGCCGTTCCAGGCCGATGAACTGGTGCTGCGCCTGCGCGCCCTGATCCGCCGCAGCCATGGCCACGCCAGCCCCCGCCTGCAGTGCGGCCCGCTGCAGCTGGACGTCAATGCCGGCCGCTTTGAAATGGACGGGCAGGCATTGGCGCTGAGCCCGCAGGAGTTCCGAGTGTTGAGCTATTTCATCCACCACGCCGGCAGCGTGATCAGCCGCGACCGTCTGGGCGAGCAGATCTTCGAAAGCGGCTACGACCCCGATTCCAACGCGCTGGACGTGCTGCTGGGGCGCGTGCGCCGCAAGCTGGGCGTGGACCTCATCCATACCGTGCGTGGCCAGGGTTGGCGGCTGGCCGAAGCATGA
- a CDS encoding ATP-binding protein, with the protein MSARQPSLRRRLLLVAGIGLVLVSVLAGVLLGELFKRSARDRLDGELQQDMLTLLAQAEIDPDGQLRLRQEPNDARFQRVFSGAYWQIADSHGKVLLQSRSLWDQTLPATAAGPAERDLSGPMQQSLRARVQQVRLPRATQAYVALVAHDRQALDADVAAFRNRSALALGILVAAWLAVLASQVHFGLRPLRGLGQQIERIRRGEAERIDRRQLDREIAPLADELDALLDHHQRMVARARSSAEDLAHALKTPLSVLAAEAQGEGRDWRRTLHEQGARMRASIDRYLAAGLAVDHRQSSEVAPAAEALCRLMTRVHGGRRIRFQMDVPRGIAFAGAATDLEEMLGNLLDNAGKWAQGEVRLRALAQNDRLHIEVRDDGPGLDKAKLESVLQRGVRLDERVEGSGLGLAIAAEIAASHGGSLRLSNENPGLRARLELPLAAP; encoded by the coding sequence ATGAGCGCGCGGCAACCCTCGCTGCGCCGGCGGCTGCTGCTGGTGGCCGGCATCGGCCTGGTGCTGGTCTCTGTGCTGGCTGGCGTCCTGCTGGGCGAGCTGTTCAAGCGCAGCGCGCGCGACCGCCTGGATGGCGAGCTGCAGCAGGACATGCTGACCCTGCTGGCACAGGCCGAGATCGATCCGGACGGGCAACTGCGCTTGCGCCAGGAGCCGAACGACGCGCGCTTCCAGCGGGTGTTTTCCGGTGCGTACTGGCAGATCGCCGACAGCCACGGCAAGGTGCTCCTGCAGTCGCGATCGCTGTGGGACCAGACCCTGCCCGCCACCGCTGCGGGTCCGGCCGAGCGTGATCTGTCCGGGCCGATGCAGCAGTCGCTGCGCGCGCGCGTGCAGCAGGTGCGCCTGCCGCGTGCCACGCAGGCGTATGTGGCCCTGGTGGCGCACGATCGGCAGGCGCTGGATGCCGATGTCGCCGCCTTCCGCAACCGCAGTGCGCTGGCGCTTGGCATCCTGGTGGCGGCGTGGCTGGCGGTGCTGGCCAGCCAGGTCCATTTCGGCCTGCGCCCGCTGCGTGGGCTGGGCCAGCAGATCGAACGCATCCGCCGTGGCGAGGCTGAGCGCATTGATCGCCGCCAGCTGGACCGCGAGATCGCACCGCTGGCCGATGAGCTCGATGCCCTGCTCGACCACCACCAGCGCATGGTGGCGCGTGCACGCAGCAGCGCCGAAGACCTGGCCCATGCCCTGAAGACGCCGCTGAGCGTGCTGGCCGCCGAAGCACAGGGCGAAGGCCGCGACTGGCGCCGCACCCTGCACGAACAGGGCGCGCGCATGCGCGCCAGCATCGACCGTTACCTGGCCGCAGGCCTGGCCGTCGACCATCGGCAAAGCAGCGAGGTGGCCCCGGCCGCCGAAGCCCTGTGCCGCTTGATGACCCGCGTGCATGGCGGCCGCCGCATCCGCTTCCAGATGGATGTGCCGCGCGGTATCGCCTTTGCCGGCGCCGCCACCGACCTGGAAGAAATGCTGGGCAACCTGCTGGACAACGCCGGCAAGTGGGCCCAGGGCGAAGTGCGCCTGCGTGCGCTGGCGCAGAATGACCGGCTGCACATCGAAGTGCGCGACGACGGCCCGGGCCTGGACAAGGCCAAGCTTGAGAGCGTCCTGCAGCGCGGCGTGCGCCTTGACGAGCGGGTGGAAGGCAGCGGCCTGGGCCTGGCGATCGCCGCAGAGATCGCGGCCAGCCACGGTGGCTCGCTGCGCCTGTCCAACGAGAACCCAGGATTGCGTGCGCGGCTGGAGCTGCCGCTGGCGGCGCCGTAA
- a CDS encoding DUF6122 family protein yields MSARAIFHLFLHAAVPALLAWLFWRKRFASAWLLLLLGWIIDLDHLLADPIYAPNRCSIGFHPLHTAPAIAVYAGLCVPKKTRLVGIGLMIHIALDAIDCWWMHHR; encoded by the coding sequence ATGAGCGCGCGCGCGATCTTCCATCTTTTCCTGCATGCCGCCGTGCCAGCCCTGCTGGCATGGCTGTTCTGGCGCAAGCGTTTCGCGTCCGCCTGGCTGCTGTTGCTGCTGGGCTGGATCATCGACCTCGACCACCTGCTGGCCGACCCGATCTACGCGCCCAACCGCTGCAGCATCGGCTTCCACCCGCTGCACACCGCACCGGCCATCGCCGTGTATGCGGGCCTGTGCGTGCCGAAGAAAACGCGGCTGGTGGGCATCGGGTTGATGATCCACATCGCGCTGGATGCCATCGACTGCTGGTGGATGCACCACCGCTGA
- the speA gene encoding arginine decarboxylase — translation MTDWSLDQARKTYSIPHWADGYFDVDQAGHMVVRPTGADGPVVSLPKVVDAARAGGAKLPLLVRFPDILGQRLGKLQAAFAQAQQDWEYPGGYTAVYPIKVNQHRGVAGTLASHHGEGFGLEAGSKPELMAVLALSRPGGLIVCNGYKDREYIRLALIGRKLGLQTFIVIEKPSELKLVLEESKALDVKPGLGVRMRLASLGAGKWQNSGGDKAKFGLSPRQLLDLWKSLRDTEYADCLNLLHFHMGSQISNVRDIANGMREATRYFVELSQLGAKITHVDVGGGLGVDYEGTRSRSFCSINYGLNSYASNIVQPLANACEEHGLTPPRIVTECGRAMTAHHAVLIANVSEVEQAQEGRVPDQHDDEPASIRHLREIHEELDTRPAVELFQEAQHFHAEGLASYALGQIDLPQRARIDDLFYAIAHGVRARLSYDEKSHRPALDELNERLVDKYFVNFSVFESIPDAWAIDQVFPIVPIERLNETPDRRGIIADMTCDSDGMVKTYVENESLDTSLPLHAMKHGESYRIGFFMVGAYQEILGDIHNLFGDTDAVEVVADADGYAITQQRRGDTTDVMLDYVGYKLDDLRAAYAQRVAAAELSPERAQELSQALEAGLTGYTYLSDEPLA, via the coding sequence ATGACCGATTGGTCCCTCGACCAAGCCCGCAAGACCTACTCGATCCCGCATTGGGCGGATGGTTATTTCGATGTGGATCAGGCCGGGCACATGGTAGTGAGACCGACCGGGGCAGATGGCCCGGTGGTGTCGCTGCCCAAGGTGGTGGACGCTGCACGTGCCGGCGGCGCCAAGCTGCCGCTGCTGGTGCGCTTCCCGGACATCCTCGGCCAGCGCCTGGGCAAGCTGCAGGCGGCGTTCGCCCAGGCCCAGCAGGACTGGGAGTACCCGGGCGGCTACACCGCCGTGTACCCGATCAAGGTGAACCAGCACCGCGGCGTGGCCGGCACCCTGGCCAGCCACCACGGTGAAGGCTTCGGCCTGGAAGCAGGCAGCAAGCCCGAGCTGATGGCCGTGCTGGCACTGTCGCGCCCGGGTGGCCTGATCGTCTGCAACGGCTACAAGGACCGCGAGTACATCCGCCTGGCCCTGATCGGCCGCAAGCTGGGCCTGCAGACCTTCATCGTCATCGAGAAGCCGTCCGAGCTGAAGCTGGTGCTGGAGGAATCCAAGGCACTGGACGTGAAGCCGGGCCTGGGCGTGCGCATGCGCCTGGCCTCGCTGGGCGCCGGCAAGTGGCAGAACAGCGGTGGCGACAAGGCCAAGTTCGGCCTGTCCCCGCGCCAGCTGCTGGATCTGTGGAAGTCGCTGCGCGATACCGAATACGCCGACTGCCTGAACCTGCTGCACTTCCACATGGGGTCGCAGATCTCCAACGTGCGCGACATCGCCAACGGCATGCGCGAAGCCACCCGCTATTTCGTCGAGCTGTCACAGCTGGGCGCGAAGATCACCCACGTGGACGTGGGCGGCGGCCTGGGCGTGGATTACGAAGGCACCCGTTCGCGCAGCTTCTGCTCGATCAACTACGGGCTCAATTCGTACGCCAGCAACATCGTGCAGCCGCTGGCCAACGCCTGCGAAGAGCACGGCCTGACCCCGCCGCGCATCGTCACCGAGTGTGGCCGCGCGATGACCGCGCACCACGCGGTGCTGATCGCCAACGTCTCTGAAGTGGAACAGGCGCAGGAAGGCCGCGTGCCGGACCAGCACGACGACGAGCCGGCCTCGATCCGCCACCTGCGCGAGATCCACGAGGAACTGGACACGCGCCCGGCGGTGGAACTGTTCCAGGAAGCGCAGCACTTCCACGCCGAAGGCCTGGCCAGCTACGCGCTGGGCCAGATCGACCTGCCGCAGCGTGCGCGCATCGACGATCTGTTCTACGCCATCGCCCACGGCGTGCGTGCGCGCCTGAGCTACGACGAAAAGAGCCACCGCCCGGCGCTGGATGAACTGAACGAGCGACTGGTCGACAAGTACTTCGTCAACTTCAGCGTGTTCGAATCGATTCCCGATGCGTGGGCGATCGACCAGGTGTTCCCGATCGTGCCGATCGAACGCCTGAACGAGACCCCGGACCGCCGCGGCATCATCGCCGACATGACCTGCGATTCGGACGGCATGGTGAAGACCTATGTCGAGAACGAGAGCCTGGACACCTCGCTGCCGCTGCACGCGATGAAGCACGGCGAGAGCTACCGCATCGGTTTCTTCATGGTGGGCGCGTACCAGGAGATCCTGGGCGACATCCACAACCTGTTCGGCGATACCGACGCAGTGGAAGTGGTGGCCGATGCCGATGGCTACGCCATTACCCAGCAGCGCCGCGGTGACACCACCGACGTGATGCTGGATTACGTGGGCTACAAGCTGGACGACCTGCGTGCGGCCTATGCCCAGCGCGTGGCGGCGGCCGAGCTGTCGCCGGAACGTGCGCAGGAGCTGTCGCAGGCGCTGGAAGCCGGCCTGACCGGTTACACCTACCTGTCCGACGAACCGCTGGCGTGA
- the speE gene encoding polyamine aminopropyltransferase, with translation MTDSSNWYIEHFERTGSAIGFRITGKLDEVQSPFQKIEIFQTTDWGNLMTIDGAIMLTSKDNFFYHEMISHPVLFTHAAPKRVVIIGGGDCGTLREVLKHKGVESVTQCDIDEQVTVMARKHFPELCDSNDDARAELLFDDGVAYMANCPAGSVDVVIVDSTDPVGPGEGLFNKAFYESCFKALKDDGILVQQSESPLMQLELINEMRTEMGKAGFGSFKTLPFPQPCYPTGWWSVTMARKGESGFDFRQADSAAKTFNTLYYTAALHTGVLVTPPFVASALKG, from the coding sequence ATGACTGACAGCAGCAACTGGTACATCGAACACTTCGAACGCACTGGCTCGGCCATCGGCTTCCGCATCACCGGCAAGCTGGACGAGGTGCAGTCGCCGTTCCAGAAGATCGAGATCTTCCAGACCACCGACTGGGGCAACCTGATGACCATCGACGGGGCCATCATGCTGACCAGCAAGGACAACTTCTTCTACCACGAGATGATCAGCCACCCGGTGCTGTTCACCCACGCCGCGCCCAAGCGCGTGGTCATCATCGGCGGTGGCGACTGCGGCACTCTGCGCGAAGTGCTCAAGCACAAGGGCGTGGAGAGCGTGACCCAGTGCGATATCGACGAGCAGGTCACCGTGATGGCGCGCAAGCACTTCCCGGAGCTGTGCGATTCCAACGATGACGCCCGCGCCGAGCTGCTGTTCGACGACGGCGTGGCCTACATGGCCAACTGCCCGGCCGGCAGCGTGGACGTGGTGATCGTCGATTCGACCGACCCGGTCGGCCCGGGCGAAGGCCTGTTCAACAAGGCGTTCTACGAGAGCTGCTTCAAGGCCCTGAAGGACGACGGCATCCTGGTGCAGCAGTCCGAATCGCCGCTGATGCAGCTGGAGCTGATCAACGAGATGCGCACCGAGATGGGCAAGGCCGGCTTCGGCTCGTTCAAGACCCTGCCGTTCCCGCAGCCGTGCTACCCCACCGGCTGGTGGAGCGTGACCATGGCGCGCAAGGGCGAGAGCGGTTTCGACTTCCGCCAGGCCGACTCGGCTGCCAAGACCTTCAACACCCTGTACTACACCGCCGCGCTGCACACCGGCGTGCTGGTAACCCCGCCGTTCGTGGCATCGGCCCTCAAGGGCTGA
- a CDS encoding aspartyl/asparaginyl beta-hydroxylase domain-containing protein, protein MIKIVLAALFVACVLYIHYRGKVRARWSRQLLDHSSFMAPINVIMYLFSKVPTTPFLDPGKELPQLEPLRQNWQVIRDEALALRDAQKIAASSSYNDAGFNSFFRRGWKRFYLKWYGPSHPSAKAMCPKTVALIESIPDVRAAMFAQLPPGSELRPHRDPFAGSLRLHLGLSTPNDDGCYIVVDGVKKSWRDGEWMMFDETYIHHAHNETDQDRVILFCDIARPLRFGLPGLFNRAVASTLLAGGASPNLPGDPTGGVNKAFGGVYKVRLKAKALRERSVVAYQVIKWGLVVAVIAGIWAI, encoded by the coding sequence ATCATCAAGATTGTCCTGGCAGCGCTGTTCGTGGCCTGCGTGCTGTACATCCATTACCGCGGCAAGGTCCGCGCGCGCTGGTCGCGCCAGTTGCTGGACCACTCCAGCTTCATGGCCCCGATCAACGTGATCATGTACCTGTTCTCGAAGGTGCCCACCACGCCGTTCCTGGACCCGGGCAAGGAGCTCCCGCAGCTGGAGCCGCTGCGGCAGAACTGGCAGGTGATCCGCGACGAGGCGCTGGCCCTGCGTGACGCGCAGAAGATCGCCGCCTCCAGCAGCTACAACGATGCCGGCTTCAATTCGTTCTTCCGCCGTGGCTGGAAGCGCTTCTACCTGAAGTGGTACGGCCCGTCGCATCCGTCGGCCAAGGCCATGTGCCCGAAGACCGTGGCGCTGATCGAATCGATTCCCGATGTGCGCGCGGCGATGTTCGCGCAGTTGCCGCCGGGCAGTGAACTGCGCCCGCACCGCGATCCGTTCGCCGGTTCGCTGCGCCTGCACCTGGGCCTGAGCACGCCCAACGACGATGGCTGCTACATCGTGGTGGACGGGGTGAAGAAGAGCTGGCGCGACGGCGAGTGGATGATGTTCGACGAGACCTACATCCACCACGCACACAACGAGACCGACCAGGATCGCGTGATCCTGTTCTGCGATATCGCCCGCCCGCTGCGCTTCGGCCTGCCGGGCCTGTTCAACCGCGCGGTGGCGTCCACGCTGCTGGCCGGCGGTGCCTCGCCGAACCTGCCGGGTGATCCGACCGGTGGCGTCAACAAGGCCTTCGGTGGCGTGTACAAGGTGCGCCTGAAGGCCAAAGCCCTGCGCGAGCGCAGCGTGGTGGCCTACCAGGTCATCAAGTGGGGCCTGGTGGTGGCGGTGATTGCCGGTATCTGGGCGATCTGA
- a CDS encoding alpha/beta hydrolase — MPACDHAPYPALSARYAAFFPGQPAATPRSEAFHWAGGTLRLDRHGPADAGATVVLVHGAGGYGRMFAPLAADLAAAGHEVVAPDLPGYGLSPAAWQAVDYGTWKQALLALIEAEYRRRPRPIVLLGASIGGYLAYLVAAESPWVQGLVATTLADPRDPDVQAALVRQPWMRALLPTLRPTSRLTRGLRVPVRWFTHMQRMSRDPALTALVCADPLGGGNRVPLGLLASLFDTAPALEPEQFQRCPVLMLHPACDDWTPVAISDRFFQRLAAPKQRVLLDECGHFPIEQPGLDQLRDALLPFVQRIAGQFSGKPLIEKARSAK; from the coding sequence ATGCCCGCCTGCGACCACGCCCCCTACCCCGCCCTCAGCGCCCGCTATGCGGCCTTCTTCCCGGGCCAGCCAGCGGCCACGCCACGCAGCGAGGCCTTCCATTGGGCTGGGGGCACTCTGCGCCTGGACCGCCACGGCCCGGCCGATGCCGGCGCGACCGTGGTGCTGGTGCATGGGGCCGGCGGATATGGCCGCATGTTCGCCCCACTGGCCGCCGACCTGGCCGCAGCCGGGCATGAAGTGGTGGCGCCGGACCTGCCCGGCTATGGCTTGAGCCCCGCGGCCTGGCAAGCCGTCGATTACGGCACGTGGAAGCAGGCCCTGCTGGCCCTCATCGAGGCCGAGTACCGGCGCCGGCCGCGCCCGATCGTGCTGCTGGGTGCCAGCATCGGCGGCTACCTGGCCTATCTGGTGGCGGCCGAATCGCCGTGGGTGCAGGGTCTGGTGGCCACCACCCTGGCTGACCCACGCGACCCCGACGTGCAGGCCGCCCTGGTGCGCCAGCCGTGGATGCGCGCCCTGCTGCCCACGCTGCGCCCTACCAGCCGCCTCACCCGCGGCCTGCGCGTGCCGGTGCGCTGGTTCACCCACATGCAGCGCATGTCGCGCGACCCGGCCCTGACCGCGCTGGTCTGCGCCGACCCGCTGGGCGGCGGCAACCGCGTGCCGCTGGGCCTGCTGGCCTCCCTGTTCGACACCGCCCCGGCGCTGGAGCCCGAGCAGTTCCAGCGCTGCCCGGTGCTGATGCTGCACCCGGCCTGCGACGACTGGACCCCGGTGGCGATCAGCGATCGCTTCTTCCAGCGCCTGGCCGCGCCCAAGCAGCGGGTACTGCTGGACGAATGCGGCCACTTCCCCATCGAGCAGCCCGGCCTGGACCAGCTGCGCGATGCACTGCTGCCGTTCGTGCAGCGCATTGCGGGGCAGTTTTCTGGCAAGCCATTGATTGAAAAGGCCCGAAGCGCTAAGTGA
- a CDS encoding RIO1 family regulatory kinase/ATPase gives MTSTVSPSPSCGDDAVAPLLLKRGDRFLAPDVYRTCLDGRPAVVKDYSRYRGTPVSLIARLMVRREARILQRLGGWKHAPALLGTLGGLALGMEFIPGQTLSTAQAVGNEVFDQLQHALSRLHAAGITHNDLHGTNVVVSGGVPVLLDFTSAWRAPRWLRRNPLSRQMRRSDMKNLLKIRQRVTGQAPSAAQAAMVADPGWVAAVRQGWKRFYKWAKR, from the coding sequence ATGACTTCCACTGTTTCCCCCTCCCCGTCCTGCGGCGATGACGCCGTCGCCCCGCTGCTGCTTAAGCGCGGTGATCGCTTCCTCGCCCCCGATGTCTACCGCACCTGCCTGGACGGCCGTCCGGCGGTGGTGAAGGACTACTCGCGCTACCGCGGCACCCCGGTTTCGCTGATTGCCCGCCTGATGGTGCGCCGCGAAGCGCGCATCCTGCAGCGCCTGGGTGGCTGGAAGCATGCCCCGGCCCTGCTTGGCACCCTCGGCGGCCTCGCCCTGGGCATGGAATTCATTCCGGGCCAGACGCTCAGTACCGCGCAGGCGGTGGGCAATGAAGTGTTCGACCAGCTGCAGCACGCGCTCAGCCGCCTGCACGCGGCCGGCATCACCCACAACGACCTGCATGGCACCAACGTGGTGGTGAGCGGCGGCGTGCCGGTGCTGTTGGATTTCACCTCGGCCTGGCGCGCCCCGCGCTGGCTGCGCCGCAACCCGCTCAGCCGGCAGATGCGCCGCAGTGACATGAAGAACCTGCTGAAGATCCGCCAGCGCGTGACCGGCCAGGCGCCGAGCGCCGCGCAGGCTGCAATGGTGGCCGACCCGGGTTGGGTCGCCGCCGTGCGCCAGGGCTGGAAGCGGTTCTACAAGTGGGCGAAGCGGTAG
- a CDS encoding P-II family nitrogen regulator, with the protein MKMVMAVIKPFKLDDVREALAERGVTGITVTEVKGFGRQKGHTELYRGAEYVVDFLPKVKLEVAVTDDQVELVVEAIVKAAGTGKIGDGKVFVYDLGSVVRIRTGELDADAL; encoded by the coding sequence ATGAAGATGGTCATGGCGGTGATCAAGCCGTTCAAGCTCGACGACGTGCGCGAAGCGCTGGCCGAGCGTGGGGTTACCGGTATCACGGTGACCGAGGTGAAGGGCTTCGGCCGGCAGAAGGGCCATACCGAGCTGTACCGTGGCGCCGAGTACGTGGTCGACTTCCTGCCGAAGGTGAAGCTGGAAGTGGCGGTGACCGATGACCAGGTGGAGCTGGTGGTCGAGGCGATCGTGAAGGCGGCGGGCACCGGCAAGATCGGCGATGGCAAGGTGTTCGTGTACGACCTGGGCAGCGTGGTGCGTATTCGTACCGGCGAGCTGGACGCGGACGCGCTGTAA
- a CDS encoding accessory factor UbiK family protein encodes MIDLNHLDDLARRLSDLVPPGLRESREELQATFKTALHAGLAKLDLVTREEFEVQRAVLLKTREKLDALEATVREIEGRDSTQG; translated from the coding sequence ATGATCGACCTGAACCACCTCGATGACCTCGCCCGCCGCCTGAGCGACCTGGTCCCGCCGGGCCTGCGCGAATCCCGCGAGGAACTGCAGGCCACCTTCAAGACCGCGCTGCACGCCGGCCTGGCCAAGCTCGACCTGGTGACGCGCGAGGAATTTGAAGTGCAGCGTGCGGTGTTGCTGAAGACCCGCGAGAAGCTGGACGCGCTGGAGGCAACTGTTCGTGAGATTGAAGGGCGGGATTCAACCCAGGGCTGA
- a CDS encoding FtsX-like permease family protein — MTVVHAMVTTLKTVSKHLTVVGLMVLQISVSMAVLANISTIVLEASERIDAESGLSEARIAVVQNIGVIGFEDAATSSGAGLRALRDVPGISAAAIGPVPFAVERGAVRLEKSNRDASGHPYIYFGSEQLASVLGTSVVQGIALDSLQAPSVEDVLEPNSTLAVPAVVTRSLAKRLFPAGDALGKMIHTEVWGSYPLTLRVVGITADFRSASTGDASDYEAVISEVKIDAQSIGGLYAVRRNVPFDLEAKRVVTRALSSSMPGFVQEPVRSVAELRTAHFAKDASRSSVLLAVVFVVTASSALGVFGMSHYWVSARHRSIAIRRALGASRRDVVALFAVESAVVAGLGVILGAGLAVAANRLLALQLEMAAVSAASVALGAGLTLLSCQIAALIPALGAAKVDPALAFRQR; from the coding sequence ATGACGGTGGTTCACGCGATGGTGACGACGCTTAAAACGGTGTCGAAGCACCTCACGGTCGTTGGCCTCATGGTGCTTCAGATCTCAGTTTCCATGGCGGTGCTTGCAAACATATCCACGATTGTTCTGGAAGCTTCGGAGCGCATCGATGCCGAGTCCGGCCTGAGCGAGGCCCGTATCGCCGTGGTGCAGAACATAGGCGTCATCGGCTTCGAAGATGCCGCAACCAGTTCGGGCGCTGGGCTGCGTGCACTGCGGGACGTACCAGGTATCAGCGCCGCAGCAATCGGCCCGGTCCCTTTCGCGGTGGAGCGTGGGGCGGTGCGGCTGGAGAAGTCCAACCGCGATGCGTCAGGGCACCCGTATATCTACTTTGGAAGCGAGCAGCTCGCGAGCGTACTGGGTACGTCAGTTGTCCAGGGTATTGCGCTGGATAGCTTGCAGGCACCCTCCGTCGAGGACGTACTTGAGCCCAACAGCACGTTGGCCGTACCTGCGGTCGTCACCCGGAGTCTCGCCAAGCGCCTTTTCCCTGCGGGCGACGCTTTGGGAAAGATGATCCATACCGAGGTTTGGGGCAGCTATCCGCTGACCCTGCGAGTCGTGGGTATCACGGCAGACTTCAGGAGCGCATCCACCGGTGATGCCAGCGACTACGAGGCCGTGATCTCGGAAGTGAAGATCGATGCCCAGAGTATCGGGGGGCTGTATGCCGTCCGTCGAAACGTGCCATTTGATCTGGAGGCGAAGCGGGTCGTGACTCGCGCCCTGTCCTCGTCCATGCCGGGCTTTGTACAGGAGCCCGTTCGCTCCGTGGCCGAGCTCAGGACAGCGCACTTCGCCAAGGACGCATCCAGGTCAAGTGTGTTGCTGGCAGTGGTTTTCGTCGTGACCGCTTCGTCAGCGCTCGGAGTGTTCGGAATGAGTCATTACTGGGTCTCTGCCAGACACCGGTCGATTGCCATCCGGCGCGCGCTTGGCGCATCCCGACGTGACGTGGTGGCCCTCTTCGCCGTGGAGAGTGCCGTTGTTGCCGGGCTTGGCGTGATCCTGGGTGCAGGGTTGGCCGTAGCGGCGAACCGTCTTCTTGCGCTCCAACTGGAGATGGCTGCAGTAAGCGCCGCTTCGGTGGCGCTGGGTGCGGGACTGACGTTGCTGAGTTGCCAGATCGCCGCTCTGATTCCCGCTTTGGGCGCGGCCAAGGTTGATCCCGCCCTGGCGTTTCGCCAGCGATGA